One Nicotiana sylvestris chromosome 12, ASM39365v2, whole genome shotgun sequence genomic window carries:
- the LOC104225546 gene encoding zinc finger protein 8: MDKTEREAVDFMNVETFSPFIRPPPPPVIEKPIRLFGKELGGGSNAMSESIVHDEPETNTVNYGYKESHINEESNRKYECQYCFRNFPTSQALGGHQNAHKRERQNAKRAHLQSALAHEANIYGIMNNHRLGEPAAPSTSRHSTWNNINNSTRFYGNYHGNTVISPYSQTPINRNPLAFWRIPPADHQNSSSNLGFPNDDLKPFPLMAKSPNCDSRFGYEPKEGVHQDHLSLDLHL, from the exons ATGGACAAGACAGAAAGAGAAGCTGTTGATTTCATGAACGTGGAGACCTTCTCTCCCTTTATCCGACCACCACCGCCACCTGTTATAGAAAAGCCCATTCGGCTTTTCGGCAAAGAACTTGGCGGCGGTAGTAATGCTATGTCCGAATCCATTGTTCATGACGAACCTGAAACAAATACTGTGAACTATGGTTATAAAGAAAGTCATATTAATGAAGAGAGTAACAGGAAATATGAATGTCAATATTGTTTTAGGAACTTCCCAACTTCTCAGGCCTTAGGAGGCCATCAAAATGCACACAAGAGAGAACGCCAGAATGCCAAACGAGCTCATCTTCAGTCTGCCTTAGCGCACG AGGCAAACATATATGGGATAATGAACAATCATCGCCTTGGTGAACCAGCAGCTCCTAGTACTAGTCGTCATTCAACATGGAACAACATTAACAATAGTACGAGGTTTTATGGAAATTATCATGGTAACACTGTTATTAGTCCTTATTCTCAAACTCCTATAAACAGAAATCCATTGGCATTTTGGCGGATTCCTCCAGCAGATCATCAGAATTCTTCTTCTAACTTAGGGTTTCCTAATGATGATTTGAAGCCTTTTCCATTAATGGCTAAAAGCCCTAATTGTGATAGCAGATTTGGATATGAACCCA